In a genomic window of Bradyrhizobium sp. LLZ17:
- the tnpB gene encoding IS66 family insertion sequence element accessory protein TnpB (TnpB, as the term is used for proteins encoded by IS66 family insertion elements, is considered an accessory protein, since TnpC, encoded by a neighboring gene, is a DDE family transposase.), with product MIPIPSGVRVWIATGHTDMRRGMRSLALTVQESLKRDPHAGDLYIFRGRRGDLVKILWHDGLGLSLYAKRLDRGKFIWPSASAGAISISAAQMAYMLEGIDWRNPQLSWRPQSAG from the coding sequence ATGATCCCGATTCCGAGCGGCGTCAGGGTTTGGATCGCCACTGGCCATACCGATATGCGTCGTGGCATGCGAAGCCTTGCTCTAACAGTTCAGGAGAGCCTGAAGCGCGATCCCCACGCTGGCGATCTCTACATCTTCCGTGGCCGCCGCGGTGATCTGGTCAAGATTCTCTGGCATGACGGGTTGGGCCTGTCGCTCTACGCCAAGCGCCTAGACCGCGGAAAGTTCATCTGGCCCTCGGCATCGGCCGGCGCGATATCGATCTCAGCGGCGCAAATGGCTTACATGCTTGAGGGCATCGACTGGAGGAATCCCCAACTAAGCTGGCGGCCGCAGAGCGCAGGCTGA
- a CDS encoding transposase, with protein sequence MQVNVLGAERRRRWSYDEKVRLVEETLHAGETVCGVARRHGVAHSLLFTWRRQARQGRLGGDAAPALVPVEIIPVAAPISNGVPQPPSSPPAQRARTGIIEIELGGCRVRVDRDVDVEALQRVLELLRRR encoded by the coding sequence ATGCAGGTCAATGTGCTGGGCGCCGAGCGTCGGCGGCGATGGAGTTACGACGAGAAGGTTCGCCTGGTCGAAGAGACCTTGCATGCTGGCGAGACGGTCTGCGGCGTCGCGCGCCGGCACGGGGTGGCTCATAGCCTGCTGTTTACGTGGCGTCGACAAGCGCGCCAGGGTCGACTGGGCGGAGATGCCGCGCCTGCTCTTGTTCCCGTCGAGATCATACCCGTGGCGGCTCCGATCTCGAACGGCGTGCCACAACCACCGTCTTCACCGCCTGCGCAGCGTGCAAGGACTGGAATCATCGAGATCGAGCTTGGCGGCTGTCGCGTTCGCGTTGACCGCGACGTGGACGTTGAGGCGCTGCAGCGAGTTCTTGAACTCCTGCGGCGACGATGA
- a CDS encoding acyltransferase, producing MDFETRRIRIVDVASGARVVVTEPCNLYGCKLGDDVFVGPFVEIQKQVVIGARSRIQSHSFVCELVTIGEDCFIGHGVMFINDEFSNGGPARGDRSLWKQTSIGNNVSIGSNATILPVRICEGAVIGAGAVVTRDITERGIYAGNPARKIRNIS from the coding sequence ATGGATTTTGAAACCCGCCGAATAAGAATTGTGGATGTGGCATCCGGCGCGCGGGTCGTGGTAACCGAGCCTTGCAATCTTTATGGCTGCAAGCTTGGTGACGACGTTTTCGTCGGTCCCTTCGTGGAGATCCAGAAACAGGTGGTAATTGGCGCGCGCTCTCGTATTCAGTCACATTCGTTCGTATGTGAACTCGTCACCATCGGCGAGGATTGCTTCATTGGTCACGGCGTCATGTTCATCAACGACGAATTCAGTAACGGCGGTCCGGCTCGAGGCGACAGGTCGCTTTGGAAACAGACCAGCATCGGCAACAACGTCTCGATCGGTTCGAATGCCACCATCTTGCCGGTCAGGATTTGCGAGGGCGCCGTGATCGGCGCCGGCGCCGTTGTCACGCGCGACATTACCGAACGGGGAATCTATGCCGGAAACCCTGCTCGCAAAATCCGGAACATCTCGTGA
- a CDS encoding DegT/DnrJ/EryC1/StrS family aminotransferase, translated as MIKFLDLQAQYLYIKDELDAAVAAVIQSSAFVGGPFVPAFEQDFARWITASYCIGVGNGTDALEIAIEALDLPAASDIIVPGNSFIATSEAVSRCGHRVIFADVDPDCYTLTAENVRAKLTARTAAIIPVHLYGHPCDMASLQQIALERRLRIVEDCAQAHGAEFNGRRVGTIGDVGTFSFYPGKNLGAYGDAGAIVTNDEVLARKMRMIANHGRIAKYDHEFEGRSSRLDGLQAAILSVKLRHLDRWTEHRIAIANRYLDLLRDIPELTLPVRKNWARQVYHLFVVRTKARDALAAHLRAKGIQTGIHYPIALPKLQAYASFGQADEDLFVNRSDAQLLSLPIGEHMTMDDVDVVVAATRDFFK; from the coding sequence GTGATCAAGTTTCTCGATCTTCAGGCGCAGTACCTTTACATCAAGGACGAGCTTGACGCCGCGGTTGCTGCGGTCATCCAGAGTTCGGCCTTCGTCGGAGGCCCGTTCGTCCCGGCATTCGAACAGGACTTTGCCAGATGGATCACGGCGTCATACTGCATCGGCGTTGGCAACGGCACCGATGCGTTGGAAATCGCGATCGAAGCCTTGGATTTGCCGGCAGCGTCTGACATTATCGTGCCGGGAAACAGTTTTATCGCGACCTCGGAGGCTGTTAGCCGCTGCGGTCACCGCGTGATCTTCGCCGATGTCGACCCGGATTGTTACACTCTCACTGCCGAAAACGTCCGTGCTAAGCTGACGGCGCGCACGGCGGCTATCATTCCCGTCCATCTGTATGGGCACCCCTGTGACATGGCCTCGCTGCAGCAGATCGCGCTGGAACGACGTTTGAGGATTGTCGAGGATTGCGCTCAGGCCCACGGAGCCGAGTTCAACGGCCGCCGGGTCGGCACGATCGGCGACGTCGGGACTTTCAGCTTTTATCCTGGAAAAAATCTTGGCGCCTACGGGGATGCCGGGGCCATCGTGACCAATGACGAGGTTCTGGCACGGAAGATGCGGATGATCGCCAATCACGGGCGGATCGCTAAATATGATCACGAATTCGAGGGGCGCAGTTCGCGCCTCGACGGACTGCAGGCTGCGATCCTGAGCGTCAAGCTGCGGCATCTTGACCGCTGGACGGAGCACCGGATCGCGATTGCAAATCGTTATCTCGACCTTCTACGCGACATTCCCGAGCTCACGCTCCCTGTGCGCAAGAATTGGGCGCGGCAGGTCTATCATTTATTCGTGGTGCGAACGAAAGCACGCGATGCGCTCGCGGCGCATTTGCGCGCGAAGGGAATCCAGACCGGCATTCACTATCCGATCGCGTTGCCAAAGCTCCAGGCTTACGCATCTTTTGGCCAGGCTGACGAGGACCTCTTTGTCAACCGCAGCGACGCGCAACTCCTGAGCCTTCCGATCGGAGAGCACATGACAATGGACGACGTAGATGTTGTCGTGGCGGCGACGCGTGACTTTTTCAAATGA